GGCTATAGACATGGCAgggcctctccctctcaccacgcGGGTTAATCAGTTCGTCTTGGTTGTAATAGACTACTTTACAAAATGGTCCGAGGCATATGCTCTCCCCAACCACGAGGCAGAAACGGTGGCGGACGTGCTGGTTAGTCAGTTCTTCACCCTATTTGAAGAGCCGGATGAACTGCACTCTGACCAAGGAAGAGAATTTGAATCTCAGGTCTTTTCAGAGTGCTGTGAGATGTTGGGCCTACGCAAAACAGGACAACGCCCCACCATCCCCAGTCAGACGGTATGGTAGAGCGATCTAACCGTACCTTGGCAGATGGATTGGCCAAGTACTGTGCTTAAGGACAGCTACACTGGGATCTCAAGTTGCCTGCTTTCCTCATGGCCTACCGATCTGTTGTGCACGAGGTGACAGACTATACTCCTGCACGCCTTATGTTGGGGAGGGAGCTGAGACTGCCGGTGGACCTGGTCACCGGGCGGCCACCTGATCAAAGTCTGCCTACTGTCACGACAAGCTACCCACTGGCGCTGCAGGAAAGCCTATCAGAGGTCCACAGACAGGTGCGAGACATTTTTCAGATGGCAGGGCAGGCCATGAAGCAGTACTACGACCGGAGGATGAGAGAAGCGAGCTACTCTgctggtgatgtggtgtggctGTACAACACTCGTAGGAAGAGAGGATTGTCTCCGAAATTGCAGAGTCCCTGGGAGGGATCTTACAAGATGGTGGATGCTGTCTCCAATGTCATCTACAGAATCTGTCGAGGACATCGGGGTTGTAAACTCGTCGTCCATGTTGATCGTCTGTGGCGCTATCATGGACCTGGTTATTATACATGGGGCCGTGGAGAGGCGAACAAGACCGAGGAGGAGGGACGGCAGGATGGGCGTGAGCCTGCTGTAACGGAACCGCAGACAGTGGGCCACCAGCCTACTTCGGACGTTGGCCTTACCGGGAGGAGGGACGGAGAATATACCTCAGCAACGGTACCTTCTCCTTCACTCGACGCTGGACAACGAGGTGCCATACCTAAGCGACGCCGCCAGGAGCCTAGGTAGGTAGCTACAGGACTACTGTGACCTATCGGATTCAAGGGATGAAGACTAATTTGCTcatttttacatttatatttaatattggtgttctcttttttttaatattgtagtGGGAATTAGTGTGTAACAATCGGGGTCGACTGTCACAATAAGAAgggtagtatgtgtgtgtgtgtgtatgtgtgtgtgtgtgtgtgcgcgcgctggTACGAGACAGTGCGGGCACGTGGGTCGAGTGCGCGAACCGGCGAGCGGCTTCAAAACAGAGGTGCTGAGCTGGCATGGACAACAGGGGAGCGTCCCTCAGCCGCCACCTGCCTCATGGATCGGTTGTAGTACCCAAGGCACCTCTGATCAAGCCCTCCGACCTGCCTTGTAGCCTGTGAAATGAAGTGTTAGAGAGACGCACTTGCCCCTTTGTATTTCCTGTGCCTGACTGGTGTGATCTGTACTGACTTGGCCTGCCTCCACGCACGAAACGAACCCCACCGTTTTGTT
The sequence above is drawn from the Scylla paramamosain isolate STU-SP2022 chromosome 44, ASM3559412v1, whole genome shotgun sequence genome and encodes:
- the LOC135093868 gene encoding uncharacterized protein LOC135093868 isoform X2; translation: MAYRSVVHEVTDYTPARLMLGRELRLPVDLVTGRPPDQSLPTVTTSYPLALQESLSEVHRQVRDIFQMAGQAMKQYYDRRMREASYSAGDVVWLYNTRRKRGLSPKLQSPWEGSYKMVDAVSNVIYRICRGHRGCKLVVHVDRLWRYHGPGYYTWGRGEANKTEEEGRQDGREPAVTEPQTVGHQPTSDVGLTGRRDGEYTSATVPSPSLDAGQRGAIPKRRRQEPRQFWGM